A region of Streptomyces sp. R44 DNA encodes the following proteins:
- a CDS encoding thioesterase II family protein — protein MATAQDLIVVRSRRTENAARTLICLGFCGGGTGQYHQWGGMLPADVDLAAICYPGREGRFMEDFAQTWDALADDTTQAVLSAAAEGPYVLFGHSMGGWMAFDVNVRIEQLGGPAPEALVVSSANAPDRGLIAQDGSPTQQDTDEQLLGWMTMHGMLPEHVVNDPDLRELAVELMRADVRVRDTFHYVPGSKVSVPLQVLTGETDTVIEPHAGEHWRDLTTGDFRHDVLPGGHFYTPEVWRRIPTYIPAVSGAFSSR, from the coding sequence ATGGCTACCGCCCAGGACCTCATCGTCGTCCGATCCCGCCGAACCGAGAACGCCGCCCGCACCCTGATCTGCCTCGGCTTCTGCGGCGGCGGCACCGGGCAGTACCACCAGTGGGGCGGCATGCTCCCGGCGGACGTCGACCTCGCCGCCATCTGCTACCCGGGCCGGGAAGGCCGCTTCATGGAGGACTTCGCCCAGACCTGGGACGCCCTCGCCGACGACACCACCCAGGCCGTGCTCTCCGCCGCGGCCGAGGGCCCCTATGTGCTCTTCGGCCACAGCATGGGCGGCTGGATGGCCTTCGACGTCAACGTGCGCATCGAGCAGCTCGGCGGCCCCGCGCCCGAGGCGCTCGTGGTGTCCTCCGCCAACGCGCCCGACCGCGGACTGATCGCCCAGGACGGGTCCCCGACTCAGCAGGACACCGACGAGCAGCTGCTCGGCTGGATGACCATGCACGGCATGTTGCCCGAGCACGTCGTCAACGACCCGGACCTGCGGGAACTCGCGGTCGAGCTGATGCGGGCCGACGTCCGGGTCCGGGACACCTTCCACTACGTTCCCGGCTCGAAGGTCAGTGTGCCGCTGCAGGTCCTGACCGGCGAGACGGACACGGTGATCGAGCCCCACGCCGGCGAGCACTGGCGGGACCTCACGACCGGTGACTTCCGGCACGACGTCCTGCCCGGCGGCCACTTCTACACGCCGGAGGTCTGGAGGAGGATTCCGACCTACATCCCGGCCGTCTCCGGGGCTTTCAGCTCCCGCTGA
- a CDS encoding amino acid adenylation domain-containing protein, with product MTDLAQKPVDLVTRFRAIAQHAPDRIAVRGTDGELTFAELDRRTAQLAGALASRGIGVGDLVGVSLPRNTQLVVSLLAVWRAGAAYLPLDPRYPVERLEFMAKDAGIRVLVGAPSHALWASGLDIVAPDSVAGDPEAADANPVAAHPLDPAYVIYTSGSTGRPKGVQVGRGSVADLVTALERAGVYAEEPRVVGWNASVSFDSSVKQWARICRGDTIAILDEEQRTDPVQLRTLLDAYGIQDLDLTPSLWELVRTCLLDSGADSPLPRLFMGGEPVPERTWEEISKATANGVLEAVNLYGPTECTVDATSAWITGGEAHIGHPLPGTRAYVVGDDLRQVTAPGETGELYLAGEGLALGYLDRPALTAERFVADPFAANGNGPFLPGGGRGGRMYRTGDQVRLRADGSLDFIGRVDRQVKIRGYRIELGEVEAAVSSHPGVTTAVLTGYRDPALGDQLVAYYVADEPPTGAELRDHCAAVLPEFMVPSVFVAVDAIPLTVNGKVDWEALPAPHAAPAEQFVEPRGTVEKLLAEVWSEVLGRDRISADDNFFALGGHSLVALRVISRLKRELGLAVRTKEVYQHPQLRDLAGYVEAKLAAAPETP from the coding sequence GTGACTGACCTCGCCCAGAAGCCGGTTGACCTGGTGACACGCTTCCGCGCTATCGCACAGCACGCCCCGGACCGGATCGCCGTACGGGGCACCGACGGTGAGCTCACCTTCGCCGAGCTCGACCGGCGAACCGCGCAGCTCGCCGGTGCCCTGGCCTCCCGCGGCATCGGCGTGGGCGACCTGGTGGGGGTCAGCCTGCCGCGCAACACCCAGCTGGTCGTATCGCTGCTCGCGGTGTGGCGGGCGGGTGCGGCCTACCTCCCGCTGGACCCTCGCTACCCGGTCGAGCGCCTGGAGTTCATGGCCAAGGACGCCGGCATCCGGGTACTGGTGGGGGCGCCGAGCCACGCCCTGTGGGCATCCGGCCTCGACATCGTCGCCCCGGACTCCGTGGCCGGCGACCCCGAGGCCGCCGACGCGAATCCGGTGGCCGCCCATCCGCTCGACCCGGCGTACGTGATCTACACCTCGGGCTCAACCGGTCGGCCCAAGGGCGTCCAGGTCGGGCGGGGGTCCGTCGCAGACCTGGTCACGGCCCTTGAGCGGGCCGGCGTCTACGCCGAAGAGCCTCGGGTCGTCGGCTGGAACGCCAGTGTCTCCTTCGATTCCTCGGTGAAGCAGTGGGCGCGGATCTGCCGTGGCGACACCATCGCCATCCTCGACGAGGAGCAGCGCACCGATCCCGTCCAGCTCCGGACCCTGCTCGACGCGTACGGCATCCAGGACCTCGACCTCACCCCCTCCCTCTGGGAGCTGGTGCGGACCTGCCTGCTGGACAGCGGTGCCGACAGCCCGCTGCCGCGTCTGTTCATGGGCGGGGAGCCGGTGCCGGAGCGGACCTGGGAGGAGATATCCAAGGCGACCGCGAACGGGGTCCTCGAAGCGGTGAACCTCTACGGTCCGACCGAGTGCACCGTGGACGCCACCAGTGCCTGGATCACCGGTGGGGAAGCGCACATCGGCCACCCGCTGCCGGGCACCCGGGCGTACGTGGTCGGCGACGACCTCCGGCAGGTGACCGCTCCCGGTGAGACGGGCGAGCTGTACTTGGCAGGCGAGGGCCTGGCCCTGGGCTACCTCGACCGGCCGGCCCTGACCGCCGAGCGCTTCGTCGCCGACCCGTTCGCGGCGAACGGCAACGGGCCCTTCCTGCCCGGCGGCGGACGAGGGGGGAGGATGTACCGCACCGGGGACCAGGTCCGCCTGCGAGCCGACGGTTCGCTGGACTTCATCGGCCGGGTCGACCGCCAGGTCAAGATCCGCGGCTACCGGATCGAACTCGGCGAGGTCGAGGCCGCGGTCTCCTCGCACCCCGGGGTGACCACCGCAGTGCTGACCGGCTACCGGGACCCCGCGCTCGGTGACCAGCTGGTGGCCTACTACGTCGCCGACGAGCCCCCGACCGGCGCGGAGTTGCGCGACCACTGCGCGGCAGTGCTCCCCGAGTTCATGGTCCCTTCGGTCTTCGTGGCGGTCGACGCCATTCCGCTGACCGTCAACGGCAAGGTCGACTGGGAGGCACTGCCCGCGCCGCACGCGGCACCCGCCGAGCAGTTCGTCGAGCCCCGGGGAACGGTCGAGAAGCTGCTCGCCGAGGTCTGGTCGGAGGTCCTGGGCCGGGACCGGATCAGCGCCGACGACAACTTCTTCGCACTGGGCGGCCACTCGCTCGTCGCGCTGCGCGTCATCAGCCGGCTGAAGCGCGAGCTCGGCCTCGCCGTGCGGACCAAAGAGGTGTACCAGCACCCGCAGTTGCGCGACCTGGCCGGGTACGTCGAGGCCAAGCTCGCCGCTGCTCCCGAGACGCCCTGA
- a CDS encoding TauD/TfdA family dioxygenase yields the protein MGGDGALHPQGQRLELAVGDPLDLAACSNGKPVSPLNALTWRDRSSYHPTGPRNWKGPDAMSRTLKWQVVEGKPAITQVAGLTEMTQVRAWLEDVRPQLAAALKEYGAIYLRGLPMATIEDFAQIRDALISERTPYREKTTPRSRLGDDVFSSTDLPAAQSIRMHNENSYTLTFPGRLLFGCLIAPSQGGATPVADCRKVLDALPDQVVEKIRTAGWRLSRSYSEHISTDWQTAFATDDVAEVARYCADNLIGHQWYDDGTLRTSQIRPGIITHPSSGEEVWFNHLLFWNEWALEEDLREALVDEFGRDGLPFNTEFGDGAALSNEDLQAIQAAYDAATVRETWQPGDVMLVDNILTAHGRDPFRGDRKIVVAMGDPVELSECRPTVEPAPAFA from the coding sequence ATGGGCGGCGATGGCGCGCTGCACCCTCAGGGTCAGCGCCTCGAGCTCGCGGTCGGTGATCCCCTCGATCTCGCGGCCTGCAGCAACGGCAAGCCGGTCAGCCCGTTGAACGCCTTAACGTGGCGCGACCGATCCTCCTATCATCCAACCGGTCCAAGGAACTGGAAAGGACCTGATGCAATGTCACGTACGCTGAAATGGCAGGTCGTCGAGGGCAAGCCGGCCATCACGCAGGTCGCCGGTCTCACCGAGATGACACAGGTCCGCGCGTGGCTCGAAGATGTCCGCCCGCAACTGGCCGCGGCTCTGAAGGAATACGGCGCGATCTATCTGCGTGGCCTGCCGATGGCGACCATCGAGGACTTCGCGCAGATCCGAGACGCGCTCATCAGCGAGCGGACGCCGTACCGGGAGAAGACCACTCCCCGCAGCCGGCTCGGCGACGATGTCTTCTCCTCGACGGACCTACCCGCCGCGCAGTCGATCCGGATGCACAACGAGAACAGCTACACGCTGACCTTCCCCGGCCGGTTGCTGTTCGGCTGCCTGATCGCACCGTCGCAGGGCGGAGCGACACCCGTCGCGGACTGCCGGAAGGTCCTCGACGCGCTCCCCGATCAGGTGGTCGAGAAGATCCGGACCGCCGGGTGGCGACTCTCGCGCAGCTACTCCGAGCACATTTCCACCGACTGGCAGACCGCGTTCGCCACCGATGACGTCGCCGAGGTCGCGCGCTACTGCGCGGACAACCTCATCGGCCACCAGTGGTACGACGACGGCACCCTGAGGACCAGCCAGATCCGTCCCGGCATCATCACCCACCCGTCGAGCGGCGAGGAGGTGTGGTTCAACCACCTGCTCTTCTGGAACGAGTGGGCGCTGGAGGAGGACCTGCGGGAGGCGCTGGTCGATGAGTTCGGACGCGACGGTCTTCCGTTCAACACCGAGTTCGGTGACGGGGCCGCGCTGAGCAACGAGGACCTCCAGGCCATCCAGGCGGCCTATGACGCGGCCACGGTGCGCGAGACCTGGCAGCCGGGCGACGTGATGCTGGTCGACAACATCCTGACCGCACACGGCCGGGATCCGTTCCGCGGCGACCGGAAGATCGTGGTGGCCATGGGCGACCCGGTCGAGCTCTCCGAGTGCCGGCCGACCGTGGAGCCCGCGCCCGCGTTCGCCTGA
- a CDS encoding TauD/TfdA family dioxygenase, whose product MSVQQGWAPQRFTPASTGAGATTRGLMEYLDSVDVADLLGRHQALLFQGFDVTEASLADVMPALLPERLAYVHGNTPRTKVSDNVYTSTEYPPEYAISMHSELSYAHAWPSRLLFCCVQPATTGGATPLLHGASWLAAIDERIRADFGGGVCYRQYLHGGRGFGKSWQATFETDDRAEVEKLLAEAGVSWEWTAGNALRTRQVRPSTLRHPVTGEEVWFNQADQWHPATLGEETMRELAAIVPADELPQSVTFADGSPIPDEYVLEIREKGLALAVDVDWRQGDVLVIDNVAVAHGRRAFAGSRRVLVAMSR is encoded by the coding sequence ATGAGCGTTCAGCAGGGCTGGGCACCGCAACGGTTCACGCCCGCGAGCACCGGCGCCGGCGCGACCACCCGGGGACTGATGGAGTACCTCGACTCGGTCGACGTCGCCGACCTGCTGGGCCGTCACCAGGCCCTGCTGTTCCAGGGTTTCGACGTCACCGAGGCGTCCTTGGCGGACGTGATGCCCGCCCTGCTGCCCGAGCGCCTCGCGTACGTGCACGGCAACACGCCCAGGACCAAGGTCTCCGACAACGTCTACACCTCGACGGAGTACCCGCCCGAGTACGCGATCTCCATGCACAGCGAGCTTTCCTACGCCCACGCCTGGCCCTCCCGGCTGCTCTTCTGCTGCGTACAGCCGGCCACCACGGGAGGCGCCACCCCGCTGCTGCACGGCGCCTCCTGGCTGGCGGCAATCGACGAACGGATCCGTGCGGACTTCGGCGGCGGTGTCTGCTACCGGCAGTACCTGCACGGTGGCAGGGGCTTCGGCAAGAGCTGGCAGGCGACGTTCGAGACGGACGACCGGGCGGAGGTCGAGAAGCTGCTGGCCGAAGCGGGGGTGAGCTGGGAGTGGACCGCCGGCAATGCGCTGCGGACGCGTCAGGTCCGGCCCTCGACGCTCCGGCACCCGGTCACCGGTGAGGAGGTCTGGTTCAACCAGGCGGACCAGTGGCACCCCGCGACGCTGGGCGAGGAGACCATGCGCGAGCTCGCGGCCATCGTCCCCGCGGACGAGCTGCCGCAGTCGGTGACCTTCGCCGACGGCTCCCCCATCCCCGACGAGTACGTGCTCGAGATCCGCGAGAAGGGACTGGCGCTGGCCGTTGACGTCGACTGGCGGCAGGGCGACGTCCTGGTCATCGACAACGTCGCCGTCGCACACGGGCGCAGGGCGTTCGCCGGAAGCCGCCGGGTCCTGGTCGCCATGTCGCGCTGA
- a CDS encoding acyl carrier protein, whose translation MTDRTVDVRVSGVDIERWLMERVSYYLETPVEEIDPGVSLAEYGLESVYAFALCGDIEDTWGVTVEPTLVWDVDTVAALTVHLAGLVADLPSA comes from the coding sequence ATGACTGATCGGACAGTGGATGTGCGGGTGTCGGGTGTGGACATCGAGCGGTGGTTGATGGAGCGGGTGTCCTATTACCTGGAGACGCCGGTGGAGGAGATCGATCCGGGTGTCTCGCTCGCCGAGTACGGGTTGGAGTCGGTGTACGCCTTCGCGCTGTGCGGGGACATCGAGGACACGTGGGGTGTGACCGTGGAGCCGACCCTGGTGTGGGACGTCGACACGGTTGCGGCTCTGACCGTTCACCTGGCCGGCCTGGTGGCCGATCTGCCGTCGGCCTGA
- a CDS encoding fatty acyl-AMP ligase: MAFELTGYRNLGDAFAARVAQHPDKTAITIYRDSAEAAHESLSYAELARRAGLRAADLAQQLAPGERVLIALSTGTEFVELYLACLLAGVTAVPAPPATGSSSAAQRVAAIAADCTPGLVFADAGDLDTLAERFHAQGLGRVPVRAAAPVPAGEVPPAALRGRHADHDSLAVLQYSSGSTGTPKGVMLAHGNVLANLAAQYSVVGLNGDDSFGSWMPLHHDFGLFVQLSGALFCGATSVLMPPTVFARRPVEWFRMMSELRTTATSAPNFAYGIALRLIKDEHLEGLDLSALRFLINGSEPIHAPTIAAFTKRFAQIGLRPEAVAAGYGMAEVTVYASGTPITREPTVLVADAQRLADADHPALVRARDGRGKEITGVGSPEAFDALIVDPATLRPLSAGEVGEIWLRGDSVGHGYWGKPDLTARVFQARPAGADDAEPGWLRTGDLGALVDGELFITGRLKEVMIVHGRNFYPHDLEHEARAAHPALERFVGAAFGVQAPDERIVMVHEVSPTVSAEELRAAAAAVIRRLTVATGAPVRNVLLVRRGSVDRTTSGKIQRAAMRDRFLAGEITALHTELEPAVRQLIAGPETL, from the coding sequence ATGGCCTTCGAGCTGACCGGCTACCGGAACCTCGGCGACGCGTTCGCCGCGCGCGTCGCCCAACACCCCGACAAGACCGCGATCACCATCTACCGCGACTCCGCCGAGGCCGCGCACGAAAGCCTCAGCTACGCCGAACTCGCCCGCCGGGCCGGCCTGCGCGCCGCCGACCTGGCGCAGCAACTGGCTCCCGGCGAGCGCGTCCTCATCGCGCTGTCCACCGGCACCGAGTTCGTCGAGCTCTACCTCGCCTGCCTGCTGGCCGGTGTCACCGCCGTGCCCGCCCCGCCGGCGACCGGCTCCAGCAGCGCCGCCCAGCGCGTCGCCGCGATCGCCGCGGACTGCACTCCGGGACTGGTGTTCGCCGACGCCGGGGACCTCGACACGCTCGCCGAGCGCTTCCACGCGCAAGGCCTGGGTCGCGTCCCCGTCCGGGCCGCCGCCCCTGTGCCGGCCGGTGAGGTGCCCCCCGCCGCGCTCCGAGGCCGCCACGCCGACCATGACTCGCTCGCCGTCCTCCAGTACAGCTCCGGCTCCACCGGCACCCCGAAGGGCGTGATGCTCGCTCACGGGAACGTCCTGGCGAACCTCGCGGCCCAGTACTCCGTCGTGGGCCTGAACGGCGACGACTCGTTCGGCAGCTGGATGCCGCTGCACCACGACTTCGGTCTCTTCGTTCAGCTCAGCGGCGCACTCTTCTGCGGCGCGACATCGGTCCTGATGCCGCCGACGGTGTTCGCCCGCAGGCCCGTCGAGTGGTTCCGGATGATGAGCGAACTCCGGACCACCGCCACCTCCGCCCCCAACTTCGCGTACGGCATCGCGCTGCGCCTCATCAAGGACGAACACCTCGAAGGGCTCGACCTGTCAGCGCTGCGCTTCCTGATCAACGGTTCCGAGCCGATCCATGCCCCCACCATCGCCGCGTTCACCAAGCGATTCGCGCAGATCGGCCTGCGTCCCGAAGCCGTCGCGGCCGGCTACGGCATGGCCGAGGTCACCGTCTACGCCAGCGGCACCCCCATCACGCGCGAGCCGACCGTCCTGGTCGCCGACGCCCAGCGCCTCGCTGACGCGGACCACCCCGCGCTGGTTCGCGCCCGTGACGGCCGCGGCAAGGAGATCACCGGCGTCGGAAGCCCCGAGGCCTTTGACGCCCTGATCGTCGACCCCGCCACCCTGCGCCCCTTGTCCGCCGGCGAGGTCGGCGAGATCTGGCTGCGCGGCGACAGCGTCGGCCACGGCTACTGGGGCAAACCCGACCTCACCGCCCGTGTCTTCCAGGCCCGCCCCGCCGGCGCCGACGACGCCGAACCCGGCTGGCTGCGCACCGGCGACCTGGGTGCCCTGGTGGACGGCGAGCTGTTCATCACCGGTCGGCTCAAGGAGGTGATGATCGTCCACGGCCGCAACTTCTACCCGCACGACCTCGAACACGAGGCGCGCGCCGCCCACCCCGCGCTGGAGCGGTTCGTCGGCGCCGCCTTCGGCGTCCAGGCCCCCGACGAGCGGATCGTGATGGTGCACGAGGTCAGCCCGACCGTATCGGCCGAGGAACTGCGCGCCGCGGCGGCGGCCGTCATCCGCCGCCTCACCGTCGCCACCGGCGCGCCGGTCCGCAACGTCCTGCTGGTGCGGCGCGGCAGCGTCGACCGCACCACCAGTGGCAAGATCCAGCGCGCCGCGATGCGCGACCGCTTCCTGGCCGGCGAGATCACTGCCCTGCACACCGAACTCGAACCGGCGGTACGGCAGTTGATCGCAGGGCCCGAAACCCTGTGA
- a CDS encoding phosphopantetheine-binding protein: MDAGRLRAHGRGSGAAEDTVLGGHSLLVTRRVGRLRGDLGVNLPMPTLSEMPTPAGPAAWPADQTAGPKKARPALRPMRMQEESR, from the coding sequence GTGGACGCAGGCCGACTACGGGCTCACGGGCGCGGATCGGGTGCTGCGGAAGACACCGTTCTCGGCGGTCACTCGCTGCTGGTCACGCGACGGGTGGGCCGACTGCGCGGCGACCTCGGAGTGAACCTGCCGATGCCGACCCTGTCCGAGATGCCGACCCCGGCCGGGCCCGCCGCCTGGCCTGCCGATCAGACCGCAGGCCCGAAGAAGGCCAGGCCCGCGCTGCGACCGATGCGCATGCAGGAGGAGTCCCGGTGA
- a CDS encoding alpha/beta fold hydrolase: MPFVSTNGIRLSYQRSGSGVPVLLIMGSSASGRVWTLHQTPALNRAGYETVAFDNRGVPPSDAPGGDYALADLVADTKGLIERLELGPCHLVGTSLGSMVAQELALAAPELVRSAVLIASRARSDTFRRAQLAADKALRESGVRLPADYEAVKTVAEMFSPATLNDDAAVGPMLELFELAGGGNTAAGQAAVVERLGDRREALGGITVPCRAIAFADDLICPPHLVAEVADAIPGCDFVEIPDCGHLGYLERPSEVNAAVIEFFDKY, translated from the coding sequence ATGCCATTCGTGAGCACCAACGGCATCCGGCTCTCCTACCAGCGGTCGGGGAGCGGTGTGCCCGTCCTGCTGATCATGGGGTCCTCGGCCTCGGGCCGGGTGTGGACCCTGCACCAGACACCGGCCCTGAATCGTGCCGGGTATGAGACGGTCGCCTTCGACAACCGGGGCGTTCCCCCGTCCGACGCGCCTGGGGGCGACTACGCGCTCGCCGACCTGGTGGCCGACACCAAGGGCCTCATCGAGCGGCTCGAGCTGGGACCCTGCCACCTTGTGGGAACCTCGTTGGGCTCCATGGTCGCCCAGGAGCTGGCGCTCGCCGCGCCCGAACTGGTCCGTTCGGCGGTGCTGATCGCCAGCAGGGCCCGGTCGGACACCTTCCGGCGGGCCCAGCTCGCCGCGGACAAGGCGCTGCGGGAGAGCGGGGTGCGGTTGCCCGCCGACTACGAGGCGGTCAAGACGGTCGCCGAGATGTTCTCGCCGGCGACGCTCAACGACGACGCCGCCGTCGGCCCGATGCTGGAACTCTTCGAGCTGGCCGGAGGCGGGAACACCGCCGCGGGGCAGGCGGCGGTCGTCGAGCGGCTCGGCGACCGCCGGGAGGCGCTGGGCGGCATCACCGTGCCGTGCCGGGCCATCGCGTTCGCCGACGACCTGATCTGCCCGCCCCACCTGGTCGCCGAGGTGGCCGACGCCATCCCCGGCTGCGACTTCGTGGAGATACCGGACTGCGGCCACCTGGGCTACCTGGAACGCCCGTCCGAGGTCAACGCGGCCGTCATCGAGTTCTTCGACAAGTACTGA
- a CDS encoding ABC transporter ATP-binding protein — MSVSMMGGGGPALGPAGLRLDDESITRQRVRPGMVRRIIPYTKKFRWSLLLLVLTTVVNAGAAVATPLILKMIIDDGIEPGDRSVVVGLCLAVAGLAVVDGAAVYVQSWCSGRVGEGIVYELRTQVFAHVQEQPLAFFTRAQTGALVSRLNADVIGARQAVTTLLSQSVSTLLTLVLVLGAMFYLSWQITVAALVMIPLFLVPVRLIARRLQRLTRETMQLDAEMSSMMNERFNVSGAMLAKLYGRSTDEKAMFAGKAARVRDVAAVGVVWGRLLFIIVGVLAAMTTALVYGLGGVLAIDGTLEIGTLVAMVTLLLRLYGPINQLTTMQSTAMIALVSFDRVFEVLDLKPIVSQSPTAHALPAADSAPDIEFDHVSFRYPVANEVSLASLETIALRRPERADNGLTLDGLTFRAPAGKLTALVGPSGAGKTTLTHLVPRLYDPNEGRVRIGGHDIRDLTLQSLRDTVGVVTQDAHLFHDTLRANLLYARPDADEKDLTEACRAALIWDTVQALPDGLDTVVGDRGYRLSGGEKQRIALARLLLKAPAVVVLDEATAHLDSESEAAIQRALKTALAGRTSLVIAHRLSTIREADQILVVEAGRIRERGTHAELISQGGLYADLYRTQFAEQATEDTDVAAGVPQPALVPPVQVPHGHS; from the coding sequence ATGTCCGTGTCGATGATGGGTGGCGGAGGCCCGGCCCTGGGCCCGGCAGGGCTGCGGCTGGACGATGAGTCGATCACCCGGCAACGGGTCAGACCGGGCATGGTGCGCCGGATCATCCCGTATACGAAGAAGTTCCGCTGGTCGCTGCTGCTGCTGGTGCTGACCACGGTCGTCAACGCGGGCGCCGCGGTCGCCACCCCGCTGATATTGAAAATGATCATCGACGACGGCATCGAGCCGGGGGACCGCTCGGTCGTGGTGGGGCTGTGCCTGGCGGTCGCCGGACTGGCGGTGGTCGACGGCGCGGCGGTGTACGTCCAGAGCTGGTGCTCGGGCCGGGTCGGCGAGGGCATCGTCTACGAGCTGCGCACCCAGGTCTTCGCCCATGTGCAGGAGCAGCCCCTGGCCTTCTTCACCCGGGCACAGACCGGTGCGCTGGTCAGCCGGCTCAACGCCGACGTCATCGGTGCCCGGCAAGCGGTCACCACCTTGCTGTCCCAGTCGGTCTCCACGCTCCTGACGCTGGTCCTCGTGCTCGGTGCGATGTTCTACCTGTCGTGGCAGATCACCGTCGCCGCGCTGGTGATGATTCCGCTCTTCCTCGTGCCGGTTCGGCTCATCGCCCGCCGCCTGCAACGGCTCACCCGGGAGACGATGCAGCTCGACGCCGAGATGAGCTCGATGATGAACGAGCGCTTCAACGTCTCCGGGGCGATGCTCGCCAAGCTCTACGGTCGCTCGACGGACGAGAAGGCGATGTTCGCGGGCAAGGCCGCCCGGGTGCGGGACGTCGCCGCGGTCGGCGTGGTGTGGGGACGGCTCCTGTTCATCATCGTCGGCGTCCTCGCCGCCATGACCACGGCTCTCGTCTACGGCCTCGGAGGCGTCCTCGCCATCGACGGGACGCTGGAGATCGGCACCCTGGTGGCCATGGTGACGCTGCTGCTTCGGCTGTACGGGCCGATCAACCAGCTGACGACCATGCAGTCGACCGCGATGATCGCCCTGGTCAGCTTCGACCGGGTGTTCGAGGTGCTGGATCTGAAGCCCATCGTCAGCCAAAGCCCCACGGCGCACGCGCTGCCCGCCGCCGATTCCGCGCCCGACATCGAGTTCGACCACGTCTCCTTCCGGTATCCCGTCGCGAACGAGGTCTCCCTCGCCTCCCTGGAGACCATCGCGCTGCGCAGGCCGGAACGCGCTGACAACGGCCTCACCCTGGACGGACTGACCTTCCGCGCTCCTGCCGGCAAGCTCACCGCCCTGGTCGGCCCGTCAGGAGCGGGCAAGACCACCCTCACCCACCTGGTGCCGCGCCTCTACGACCCCAACGAGGGCCGGGTGCGCATCGGCGGCCACGACATCCGCGACCTGACCCTCCAGTCGCTGCGGGACACCGTCGGCGTGGTCACCCAGGACGCGCACCTCTTCCACGACACACTGCGCGCCAACCTGCTCTACGCCCGGCCCGACGCCGACGAGAAGGACCTGACGGAGGCGTGCCGGGCGGCCCTGATCTGGGACACCGTCCAGGCGCTCCCCGACGGCCTCGACACCGTGGTCGGCGACCGGGGGTACCGGCTGTCCGGCGGGGAGAAGCAGCGCATCGCCCTCGCCCGGCTGCTGCTGAAGGCACCGGCCGTCGTCGTCCTCGACGAGGCCACCGCCCATCTCGACTCCGAGTCGGAGGCCGCCATCCAGCGAGCTCTGAAGACCGCGCTGGCCGGCCGTACGTCACTCGTGATAGCCCACCGCCTGTCCACCATCCGCGAGGCCGATCAGATCCTCGTGGTCGAGGCCGGCCGAATCCGTGAGCGCGGAACCCACGCGGAGCTGATCAGCCAGGGCGGGCTGTACGCCGACCTGTACCGCACCCAGTTCGCCGAGCAGGCGACCGAGGACACCGACGTCGCGGCCGGGGTGCCCCAGCCCGCTCTCGTGCCGCCCGTTCAAGTGCCGCACGGCCACAGTTGA
- a CDS encoding 4-hydroxyphenylpyruvate dioxygenase gives MAARDIAYVELYAKDKQQTAHSFVSLGFTCVADSVAPDRSSLLLRQGAAHLVITSGPATWKFLDTHGEGVADIALLCADVTATTQRAVRAGAGLTGSTRGNPILSGPGGLTHTLLPATRTANLLPAGHRWVELPQDLGPSTEENWRLDRVSIAVDGPDPEAYLPLYVDALGFVRQRPGNASGAAQEPSAVLLDNADGGTTLTLFRHQPRPLTGESTSHAGDDDRPGVRQLSFLVDDIAAARPPRLSGALSIELRQRGGSGGDAVQVLAPRKAGNHHRLTAG, from the coding sequence ATGGCAGCGCGCGACATCGCCTACGTCGAGCTGTACGCCAAGGACAAGCAGCAGACCGCCCACTCCTTCGTCTCGCTGGGCTTCACCTGCGTGGCGGACTCGGTGGCGCCGGACCGCAGTTCCCTGCTGCTTCGGCAGGGCGCCGCCCACCTCGTCATCACTTCGGGTCCCGCGACCTGGAAGTTCCTGGACACGCACGGGGAGGGCGTCGCGGACATCGCCCTGCTCTGTGCCGATGTCACGGCGACGACGCAGCGGGCCGTACGGGCCGGCGCCGGCCTGACCGGTTCCACACGCGGCAACCCGATCCTGTCCGGGCCCGGTGGCCTCACCCACACCCTGCTGCCGGCCACGCGGACCGCGAACCTGTTGCCGGCGGGCCACCGCTGGGTCGAACTGCCCCAGGACCTCGGGCCGTCGACTGAAGAGAACTGGCGGCTGGACCGGGTGAGCATCGCGGTCGACGGGCCGGATCCGGAGGCCTACCTCCCCCTCTACGTGGACGCCCTGGGGTTCGTCCGGCAGCGGCCGGGAAACGCGTCCGGGGCTGCGCAGGAACCGTCAGCCGTCCTCCTGGACAACGCCGACGGCGGCACGACCCTCACCCTCTTCCGGCATCAACCGCGCCCTCTGACAGGGGAGTCCACCTCGCACGCGGGGGACGATGACAGGCCCGGCGTGCGGCAGCTGTCCTTCCTGGTCGATGACATCGCCGCCGCACGCCCTCCCCGCCTGAGCGGCGCCCTCTCCATCGAACTCCGCCAGCGGGGCGGGTCCGGCGGCGATGCCGTACAGGTCCTGGCCCCGCGGAAAGCGGGGAACCACCACCGGCTGACCGCCGGTTGA